The Bacteroidia bacterium genomic interval GGCCAAAGGTATGGGCAATGGTTTTCCGATAGGAGGAGTTATGATTGCCCCTAAATTTGAATCCTGGTTTGGGATGCTGGGTACGACTTTCGGGGGAAATCATCTGGCATGTGCAGCAGGCATCGCCGTACTGGATGTGTTGAAAGAAGAAAAGCTGATTGAGCATGCGGCAAAACTGGGAGATTACCTGAAGAAAAGACTGCAAGCTATCCCCGGTATCCAGGAAATTAGAGGACATGGATTGATGCTCGGTATGCAACTCAATAGCGAAGCCAAACCTATTCGTCTACAACTCCTGAAAGACCACAAAATCTTTACCGGTTCCTCTGCACAAAAAGAAACCCTTCGCCTGCTTCCGCCCTTGACAATGACAGAGGAAATGGCGGATGAATTTCTATACGCTTTACAAGAAGTCCTAAATCCGGCAATCGCCTAGCTATGCAACATTTTACCTCAAGAAAAGACGTAAGCGATATACAGGCCTTATTAAAAAAGGCTCAATCCATCAGTGCTGATCCCTTTCAGCAAACTGAACTCGGCAAAAACAAAACCCTGGGACTGATCTTCTTCAATTCCAGTCTGCGTACTCGCCTGAGCACCCAAAAAGCCGCCGCCAATCTGGGCATGAATTGCATAGTCATGAATATCGGCACAGATGGCTGGAAATTGGAGTTTCAGGATGGAACGGTCATGGATCAGGACAAAGCAGAACATGCCAAAGATGCTATTGCTGTCATGGGTTCCTATTGTGATATTCTGGGAGTTCGTGCTTTTCCGGGATTAAAGGATCGCCAGGCAGACTATGAAGAGCAAATTTTAAACAGCTTTATCCAGTATGCAGGTGTTCCCATCGTATCCCTGGAATCTTCTACTTTGCATCCGCTGCAATCATTCGCCGACCTCATCAGCATAGAAACATATAAAAAAACGGAGAAGCCCAAAGTAGTATTGACCTGGGCTCCACATCCAAAGGCTTTACCTCAGGCAGTTGGGAATTCATTTGTGGAATGGATGAAAGAGACTGATTATGAATTGATCGTAACCCATCCGGAAGGCTATGAATTGGCAGAAAAATTTGGAGAGGGAGTAAAGGTCGAATACGATCAAAGCAAAGCCTTTGAAGGAGCAGATTTTGTGTATGCGAAAAACTGGTCCTCTTACGCTTCTTATGGCCAGATATTGAGTCAGGATAGAAGTTGGGTAGTAGATGAAGAAAAAATGTCTCTGACGAATGATGCCCATTTTATGCATTGTTTACCGGTCAGACGAAATGTGGTAGTGGCTGATGAAGTCATTGATTCTCCGAAATCTTTGGTCATACAGCAGGCATCCAATCGGGTAGTTTCTGCTCAAACGGTACTGGCCAGTCTGTTAGAAGCTTTATAAAAATCAAGAAGAGCCGATGAAAAAACCCTTGTATATCCTGAAGATTGGAGGTAAGGTTTTAAGCAATCCTGATCAATGCAATTCCTTGTTGCAAGCCTTTTCCGCACTTGATGCAGCCAAAATCCTGGTACATGGAGGAGGAAAAACAGGTACTGAGATCGCCGAAAAACTGGGCATAGAAGCCAAAATGATTGAGGGGCGAAGGATTACCGATGAAGCCATGCTTGAGGTGGCCATGATGGTTTATGGCGGGCTGATGAACAAAGGAGTGGTGGCTCAATTGCAGGCATTGGGGCAAAATGCACTAGGGCTTACCGGAGCAGATATGGATGTGATCACTTCAATCAAAAGACCTGTAAAAGAAATCGATTATGGCTTTGCCGGAGATATCGTCAAAGTAAACGATCAGCAGTTATTCCGTCTATTGGAGGATGGGATACTTCCCGTAATGGCTCCCTTGACTCACGACGGCAAGGGAAAAATGCTCAATACCAATGCAGATACGATAGCCTCTACCGTAGCTCGATCTATGGCCAAGCATTTTGAGGTGCATCTTATGTATAGCTTTGAAATGAGTGGAGTATTGAAAGATCCCAAAGATCAGGACAGCCTCATTCCCTTGCTGAACGCAGATTCCTATGAAAGATATAAGGCCGAAGGCGTAATAGTTGGTGGAATGATCCCCAAGTTAGATAATGCTTTTTCCGCACTGGCTTCAGGCGTACATCGCGTATATATTTGTCATGCTTCTGCTATAGCAGGACTCAACACAAACAAATTCAGAGGAACACAGATATTCCTCTCTTAGACCGTACTTTGTTATGATAGGGCCCAAAGAACTTAAACAAAACGCCATTGAGCTTTTGAAAAAGCTCATAGAAACTCCTTCCATCAGTCGGGAAGAGAATGTCACCGCCAATCACATTGAGAAGTTTCTTCAGGATGCAGGGGTAAAAACCCAGCGAAAAGGAAACAATATATGGGCCTTTAACAAAGTGTTTATCGAAGGCCAGACGACCCTTCTCCTCAACTCCCATCACGATACCGTAAAACCTAATGCCAGCTATAAAAATGATCCTTTCAAGGCGATAGTCGAGGAGGATAAATTGTATGGTTTGGGAAGTAATGACGCAGGGGGTTGTCTGGTTTCCCTGATCGCAACTTTCCTGCATTTTTATGAAAGGCCGGATCTGCCTTTCAATCTCGTTCTGGCAGCTACGGCAGAAGAAGAAATTTCCGGAGCCAATGGAATTGCCTCTATTCTGGAGGAGATTGGCAATATCGATGTAGCTATTGTAGGTGAGCCTACTCAAATGCGGATGGCCATAGCTGAAAAAGGCTTAATGGTGTTGGATTGTACGGTAAGAGGAAAAGCAGGTCATGCAGCAAGAGAAGAAGGAATCAATTCTATCTATAAATCTCTGAGCGACATCCAGTGGTTCCAGAATTATGCATTTGAAGAAGTTTCAGAATTATTGGGACCCGTAAAAATGTCTGTTACCCAGATACATGCCGGCACGCAGCACAATGTTGTCCCGGATAGCTGTAAATTTGTGGTGGATGTTCGAACCAATGAATTTTACAGCAATGAGGATGCTTACAAAATCATTACTGAGGAGGTGAGCTGCATGGTAAAAGCCCGTTCTTTCCGCCTGAACTCATCTCGTATCGATCTCAAACATCCCCTGGTACGCGCCGGGCAGTCGATGGGATTGGAGCATTTCGGTTCGCCTACTTTGTCAGATCAGGCATTGATTCCATTTCCGAGCATGAAAATTGGACCTGGAAAATCCGCCCGTTCTCATACAGCTGACGAATTTGTCCTGATCTCCGAAATTGAAGCAGGTATAGATACTTATATCAAGCTTATCACACGTCTGGAAGGTTATTACGAACCCGACTCAGACGAAACCTGGGAAGATCAAAACGAAGCCAGCCTGAACCTGAGTGCGGATATAGGGATGAGCTTATAGGGTTCCTATTGAGGATAAAGCACAAAACAAAGCTGTCATTGCGAGTCGGAATTTCCGGCGAAGCAATCTCCTTGGATCCAAATAAGCTTTACGAATCAAGGGGATTGCTTCGCCCTTTATAAGGGCTCGCAATGACACAATATTTGTGAGAGCGATTATTCGGTTGCACTTTTGACGAAAAGACGCGATTGAATTTTACATAAGAAACCATAAACTACTTATATGAAACTCTGGGACAAAGGATACTCCACAGAAGACATCATAGAATCATTCACTGTCGGTAAAGACCGGGAGCTCGATTTATATCTGGCTCCATTCGATGTAATGGGAACCCTTGCCCACATACAGATGCTGGAGAGTATTGATCTATTGGAAAAAGAAGAACTCGACATACTTTCTGCCGAATTAAAATCTATCTATCGTGAAATCGAAAAGGGCAACTTCCTGATCGAAGATGGGATTGAGGATGTTCATTCGCAGGTGGAGATGATGCTGACGAAAAAGCTCGGCGAGGTAGGAAAGAAAGTACATAGTGGACGTTCGAGAAATGATCAGGTCCTGCTGGATTTAAAACTATACTTTCGTTCCGCAATAGAAGAAATCAGTTCTCTCACAGAAAAACTCTTTGAAGGTTTGCAGAAACAAAGTGAAGCTTATAAAGATGTCCTTTTACCGGGATACACCCATTTACAAGTAGCCATGCCTTCCTCCTTCGGCCTCTGGTTTGGCTCCTATGCCGAAGCTTTGATTGACGATATATATATGTTGGAAGCTGCCTGGAAGGTCGTAAATCAAAACCCTTTGGGTTCAGCGGCGGGATACGGCTCCTCCTTTCCCTTAAATCGGACCATGACTACCGAACTCCTGGGATTCGATACCCTGGCATACAATGTAGTCTATGCACAGATGGGGAGAGGGAAGACAGAGAAGCTTTTGGCCTATGCCATTGCCTCCATCGGTTCCACCCTATCCAAACTATCCATGGATGTCTGTCTGTATATGAGTCAGAATTTTAGCTTCCTGGGACTTCCCAAGGAATTGACTACGGGTTCCAGCATTATGCCCCATAAGAAGAATCCAGATGTCTTCGAAATGCTGCGCGCCAAAGGCAACAAATTACAGGCGCTTCCTTTCGAAATCAGTCATATCACTGGAAACCTCCCTTCCGGCTACCATAGAGACCTTCAGCTTACCAAAGAATCCCTGCTGCCTGCGATAGAAGATTGCAAGAACTGCCTGGAGATAGCGAGCTATATGATAGAAAGACTGGAGGTCAAAAGCGATATCCTCAATCACCCCATTTATGATTACCTATTTAGCGTAGAAGTGGTAAATCGGGAGGTGCTCAAAGGAAAGCCATTCCGTGAAGCCTATCGCATCATCGGCGAAGCCATCGATAGTGGCAACTTTAGCCCGGAAAAAGAGATCAATCACAGGCATGAAGGAAGCATCGGTAATCTTTGTACCGATGAAATCAAAGCGAAGATGGATGCTGCGATTGGGGCCTTTGGGTTTTCAGAAGTACATGATAAGCTAGCGAGTCTGATGCGCTAGAAGAGGTGTTCATGTGTTCTCGTGTTCTGGTTTGAGATTTTCCATCACGAGAACACATGAACACCAGAACACCAGAACACGTCTCTCTTTTGTTGTGGGGAGAATTATTCCGATATTAGATATACCATGAACACAATGAAATCCCTATATCCATTTTGGCTCGAAATTTCATCAGGATTCGATCTTGGTGAAGATGCTATTTGCATTAAAAGGTGCGGATAGCCAGGAGATAATAGGGTATAACCGGAACTATGGCGGATATACAGATGTTCTACACAACAAATTATAAAAAACTAAGTGCCAAACTATATAGAAACAAAAGTATCTGACTCTTTGAACGAAAATTAATGAATAAGATAACTAAGGTAACTCGAGGTAAAATATTTGACTCTATTATAATCGAAAGAATTAATTGGAATGGTAGTTTAGAAGAACCTGAATTCCTTTCAAGAGTTTTTGACCTAAGAAACCTTCCTTCTTATGATAGTAGATACACCAATATGGAAGGAGACGTTTGGCAGCACAGAATTAATAATTATGATTGGGAAGAATATTGGGTATTTACTGATGATCGTTTGAATTTAATGGATTGTGATGATGCCTTGTTTTTGCAATTTCTCTGTGAGATGGTACACCCTGTTGTAAGAAGAGATAAAACTGAAGTGGCTAGATTAGTACAGTCATTTAACGAAGGCTTAAAATATGATGGTTATGAACTAGTGGAAAAAGCCCAAATTTCTGGACACTCAATTTTTGGCGGGAGAAGAGTAATTATTGGGAATGAAATGCTTCAAAGGAAAAAGCGTGAAATAGAAAATGTGTTGAGCGAGGAGTATGTTATTAGGCAAATTAATATTATGGAAAGCTCTGTAGAAAGCTCCCCAGAACTAGCTATAGGTACATCTAAGGAATTAATTGAAACCATATGTAAAACGATACTCCATGAGAGAGAAATTGAAATAGAACGGGGTTGGGACTTACCAAAATTATTGAGAGAAACAGCATCGAACTTAAAGCTAGCACCTGGCGAGATTACCAATGAAGTAAAAGCAGCAGATACAATAAAAAAGATATTGGGAAGTCTTTCGACAGTTGTTTTTGGGATTGCTGAATTGAGAAACAATTATGGTACCGGTCATGGAAAGGATGCAAAATTTAAGGGACTTAATTCAAGACACGCAAGATTAGCAACGGGAGCATCATCAACTCTTGCTTTATTTCTCCTTGAAACTCATAAAATCAGAGAAGAAATAGAATTAAAAGAAAAATAAATGTGTAGAACAAAACCTATCCGCCAGCCTTCGCTATCGCTGCGGCCGTTCGGATAGCTAGTCGTTAGCTTTCATTATGAAAAAGGAAATAATTACGCATTGGCACTATAAAACAGAAATTTCACTAACAATAGCTGAAGATAATTCCTGTCCTTGTCCTGTTTGTGGAAAATCAACTACTAATATTGAATGGCGACCATATGGAAAAGATGGCAATCCAACTTATGACATTTGTGAATGTTGTAATTATGAATTTGGATACGATGATGGAGATGACGAACCGCCTCATGATAAAAGTTGGAAGAATTACCGTGAGAAATGGCTTAATGGTGAAATCGAAAATGCAACTAAATTAACCTTGACGCAAAAGAGAGAACTGCTTAAAAATATTGATATAGAAGTTACACAAGGTTTAAGCAAAAGTGAAAAACGAAAGCTAACAAAAAATAAACAGCATTAAAACGACTGTTTATTCAGAACGTTGTGTGTATAAAGAAAAAGAAGAGATGACAAAGGTCGATTTAAACGATTTTAAGGAGCAAAAAGATTGTACCTACAAATCTGAACTTTATTCTGTAAGAGACAACGGAGCAATTTATCGTCATTCTAGAGATAACAAACCGGTTCGTAAACTAGATAATCACTGGACTTTTGGGAAACCAACTAAACAGGGATATATGCGTTTTGCTTCCGAAGTTGTTCATAGAATTGTTGCTTGTGCATTTTTAGGATATCCCCCAACAACTCAACATATTGTTGATCATAAAGACACAAATCGTCAAAACAATCGACCAGAAAATCTTCGATGGCTCACCAAAATGGAAAATATTTTGAAGAACCCCATAACGGTAAAGAAAATAGAATTCTATTGTGGAAGTATTGATGCTTTTCTTAAAGACCCTTCAATATTAAGCAAGTTTATAACTGAAGACCCAAATTTCAATTGGATGAGAACTGTCTCTGCCAGAGAAGCTCAAAATTCTTGGGAACGATTAAGAAAATGGTCAGAAACAGAAAATGATAATTCTTCATCAATAAGGGGTTCACTAGGAGAATGGATATTTAAGCCTTTCAAAAAATCAGAAAAAGAGCGAATAGAATACGAGTTAGGAAATCATTCCGAACTATCTAAAATGATCGAAGGCATTCTTAATAAAGTTGAGCAAGAAACGGGAATAAACAGAAAGGAATTTTCCTTAAAATCGAAGAAGAAGGAATACTTACAAGCACGAGTCTATGCCGCAATCCGACTTCGAGAAGAATTAGATTTATCAGAAGAATGGATTAGTAAAATCATTGGGAAGTCTAAAAGCATGGTAAACACATATTTAAATTACCCTGATAGTTATTTAAAGAATGTGAGCTATTACAAAAAAAAATAAAATCTAAACACACAACAATAGCTAAACTCCAGCCAGCTGCTAAAGCAGCTGTCCGAGGTATAGCTTGGCGTTATAGCCAATAAAAAGAAAATGATGGAGATTCAACTCGAGAAATTGAAGTTTAGAGAGATCCATATTTGGATGGATGGAGGTTCAATTACCTTAAATTTCAGAGATGAAAAAGACAAAGAATTGATGATCGAGCTTCAACAATCGGCAACTGAGGAATACCTAGAAGAAATTTCAAAGATTCCTGGAAGGATTTATTTCGATGAAAAAGTTATTGAAAAGAGATCTTCTGAAGAGGAGCAAATACTAGAATATTTGAAAGAAAGAATTATTAATAAGTTAGAAGTTCTAGAAAGAAGAATCTTAGAAGATCAAATTCGTTGGATAGAATCTCCTAAATACCTAGAATTCCAGCCAAGAAAAATGAATAGAAGAAGAAAGATAACCTAGAGATGATTTAGAAAAAGAAAATACTGGCTATAACACTGTGCATATGTACATGCACTAACCGTCAATAAAAAATGAGAATTGATAGTACAAATTATGAGTACTATAAGGAAATTTTCGCATTTATATGGGATTATTATAATAGTAAATCCAGATTGATTACAAAGGAAGAACATTCTCCAATAGCCATACTCACAAAAATGGAGAAAGAAAGCTTTTCTCTTGCCAAGAAAGGATTAAAAATGGGAATGAGTGACCTAATTCAGATGGTAAATGGGCAATCGGAGGCTTTCAAAAAAGAATTGAACGAATTATTAATTGCAAGTGATCTGCCTAGTCTGAAAAGGCTTAATGCGCAAATAAAAAATATAGCTCAAAAAGTATTGAAGGGAGGAGAAATTAAGAGTGAGTCGGAGTACTATATTATCAAAGAAGTACTCATAGATTTGAGTTTGAAGTTGCCTCAAGAAGAAAGGGAAAGACTTACTCAATGTATGTTGGAGTACGAATTGAAAGAAAAAAAATAAAAGACGGCTGACAAAAGCTACAACGCCATCCAG includes:
- a CDS encoding N-acetylornithine carbamoyltransferase; the encoded protein is MQHFTSRKDVSDIQALLKKAQSISADPFQQTELGKNKTLGLIFFNSSLRTRLSTQKAAANLGMNCIVMNIGTDGWKLEFQDGTVMDQDKAEHAKDAIAVMGSYCDILGVRAFPGLKDRQADYEEQILNSFIQYAGVPIVSLESSTLHPLQSFADLISIETYKKTEKPKVVLTWAPHPKALPQAVGNSFVEWMKETDYELIVTHPEGYELAEKFGEGVKVEYDQSKAFEGADFVYAKNWSSYASYGQILSQDRSWVVDEEKMSLTNDAHFMHCLPVRRNVVVADEVIDSPKSLVIQQASNRVVSAQTVLASLLEAL
- the argB gene encoding acetylglutamate kinase gives rise to the protein MKKPLYILKIGGKVLSNPDQCNSLLQAFSALDAAKILVHGGGKTGTEIAEKLGIEAKMIEGRRITDEAMLEVAMMVYGGLMNKGVVAQLQALGQNALGLTGADMDVITSIKRPVKEIDYGFAGDIVKVNDQQLFRLLEDGILPVMAPLTHDGKGKMLNTNADTIASTVARSMAKHFEVHLMYSFEMSGVLKDPKDQDSLIPLLNADSYERYKAEGVIVGGMIPKLDNAFSALASGVHRVYICHASAIAGLNTNKFRGTQIFLS
- a CDS encoding M20 family metallo-hydrolase: MIGPKELKQNAIELLKKLIETPSISREENVTANHIEKFLQDAGVKTQRKGNNIWAFNKVFIEGQTTLLLNSHHDTVKPNASYKNDPFKAIVEEDKLYGLGSNDAGGCLVSLIATFLHFYERPDLPFNLVLAATAEEEISGANGIASILEEIGNIDVAIVGEPTQMRMAIAEKGLMVLDCTVRGKAGHAAREEGINSIYKSLSDIQWFQNYAFEEVSELLGPVKMSVTQIHAGTQHNVVPDSCKFVVDVRTNEFYSNEDAYKIITEEVSCMVKARSFRLNSSRIDLKHPLVRAGQSMGLEHFGSPTLSDQALIPFPSMKIGPGKSARSHTADEFVLISEIEAGIDTYIKLITRLEGYYEPDSDETWEDQNEASLNLSADIGMSL
- the argH gene encoding argininosuccinate lyase — encoded protein: MKLWDKGYSTEDIIESFTVGKDRELDLYLAPFDVMGTLAHIQMLESIDLLEKEELDILSAELKSIYREIEKGNFLIEDGIEDVHSQVEMMLTKKLGEVGKKVHSGRSRNDQVLLDLKLYFRSAIEEISSLTEKLFEGLQKQSEAYKDVLLPGYTHLQVAMPSSFGLWFGSYAEALIDDIYMLEAAWKVVNQNPLGSAAGYGSSFPLNRTMTTELLGFDTLAYNVVYAQMGRGKTEKLLAYAIASIGSTLSKLSMDVCLYMSQNFSFLGLPKELTTGSSIMPHKKNPDVFEMLRAKGNKLQALPFEISHITGNLPSGYHRDLQLTKESLLPAIEDCKNCLEIASYMIERLEVKSDILNHPIYDYLFSVEVVNREVLKGKPFREAYRIIGEAIDSGNFSPEKEINHRHEGSIGNLCTDEIKAKMDAAIGAFGFSEVHDKLASLMR
- a CDS encoding abortive infection family protein, with the protein product MNKITKVTRGKIFDSIIIERINWNGSLEEPEFLSRVFDLRNLPSYDSRYTNMEGDVWQHRINNYDWEEYWVFTDDRLNLMDCDDALFLQFLCEMVHPVVRRDKTEVARLVQSFNEGLKYDGYELVEKAQISGHSIFGGRRVIIGNEMLQRKKREIENVLSEEYVIRQINIMESSVESSPELAIGTSKELIETICKTILHEREIEIERGWDLPKLLRETASNLKLAPGEITNEVKAADTIKKILGSLSTVVFGIAELRNNYGTGHGKDAKFKGLNSRHARLATGASSTLALFLLETHKIREEIELKEK
- a CDS encoding HNH endonuclease signature motif containing protein; this translates as MYKEKEEMTKVDLNDFKEQKDCTYKSELYSVRDNGAIYRHSRDNKPVRKLDNHWTFGKPTKQGYMRFASEVVHRIVACAFLGYPPTTQHIVDHKDTNRQNNRPENLRWLTKMENILKNPITVKKIEFYCGSIDAFLKDPSILSKFITEDPNFNWMRTVSAREAQNSWERLRKWSETENDNSSSIRGSLGEWIFKPFKKSEKERIEYELGNHSELSKMIEGILNKVEQETGINRKEFSLKSKKKEYLQARVYAAIRLREELDLSEEWISKIIGKSKSMVNTYLNYPDSYLKNVSYYKKK